In Streptomyces sp. NBC_01717, one DNA window encodes the following:
- a CDS encoding penicillin acylase family protein: MPANTTASSGSSGSAGAKTGKKKGRRARLIVIVLVLALVAGIGYGAYWSVATVRASYPQTNGSVKIDGLSANVDVKRDSYGIPQIYADSDTDLFRAQGFVQAQDRFWEMDVRRHMTAGRLSEMFGSGQVDTDAFLRTLGWRKVAQEEYDTVLSADTKKNLQAYADGVNAYLKGRDGKDISVEYAALGLTNDYKPTKWTPVDSVAWLKAMAWDLRGNMQEEIDRSLMTSRLSKEQIEELYPAYPYDKHRPIVDQGAISSVTGAFDPAATSSTGVGANTVQGATEGLNTQLSSLSDTLDKIPALLGPNGNGIGSNSWVVSGDYTTTGKPLLANDPHLAPQLPSLWYQMGLHCRQLSATCRYDTAGYTFSGMPGVIIGHNQDIAWGFTNLGADVTDLFLEKVSDEGYLYDGQVKPFVTRKETIKVAGGESRHITVRETNNGPLVSDRSGELEKVGQKAPVTNAAPDRGDGYAVALKWTALEPGHSMDAVFELNRAKDFKTFRAAAEHFEVPSQNLVYADTKGNIGYQAPGKIPVRKAGNGTMPSPGWASSYGWEKNPIPFDKLPYEYNPKRGYIVTANQAVIDEKKYPYLLTKDWGYGTRSQRINDLIESKIKGGGKISTDDMQKMQMDNTSEIAALLVPELMKINVSDKSVREAQKLLEGWDYTQEPDSAAAAYFNAVWRNILRLAFGDKLPKELRVKGECLTVLPADSTGPVDEQDKPVRECGQRDTDTAQPDGGDRWYQVVANLMDDENNGWWQSPKNRKDKATETRDELFGRAMKDARWELTAKLGKDISTWSWGRLHQLTLKNQTLGTEGPDVLQRALNRGPWNLGGGEAAVNASGWNAAGGYEVVWVPSMRMVVNVGDWDKSRWINLTGASGHAFSAHYTDQTDKWVNGELLDWSFGTNAVAKATKDTLTLKPSQ; encoded by the coding sequence ATGCCCGCCAACACAACCGCCTCTTCCGGCTCTTCCGGTTCTGCCGGTGCGAAGACCGGCAAGAAGAAGGGGCGACGCGCCCGCCTGATCGTGATCGTCCTGGTGCTGGCGCTTGTCGCGGGTATCGGTTACGGCGCGTACTGGTCCGTAGCGACCGTGCGTGCCTCGTACCCGCAGACGAACGGGTCGGTCAAGATCGACGGTCTCTCCGCCAACGTCGACGTCAAGCGCGACAGCTACGGAATTCCGCAGATCTACGCGGACTCCGACACCGACCTGTTCCGCGCCCAGGGCTTCGTACAGGCTCAGGACCGCTTCTGGGAGATGGACGTCCGCCGTCATATGACGGCCGGCCGGCTCTCCGAGATGTTCGGCTCCGGGCAGGTAGACACGGACGCCTTCCTGCGGACGCTGGGCTGGCGCAAGGTCGCGCAGGAGGAGTACGACACCGTCCTGTCCGCGGACACCAAGAAGAACCTCCAGGCGTACGCGGACGGGGTGAACGCCTACCTCAAGGGGCGCGACGGCAAGGACATCTCCGTCGAGTACGCCGCGCTCGGCCTCACCAATGACTACAAGCCGACCAAGTGGACCCCGGTCGACTCGGTCGCCTGGCTGAAGGCGATGGCCTGGGACCTGCGCGGCAACATGCAGGAAGAGATCGACCGCTCGCTGATGACCAGCAGGCTCAGCAAGGAGCAGATCGAGGAGCTGTACCCCGCGTACCCGTACGACAAGCACCGGCCGATCGTCGACCAGGGTGCGATCTCGTCGGTCACCGGCGCGTTCGACCCGGCCGCGACGTCGTCCACCGGCGTCGGCGCGAACACCGTGCAGGGCGCCACCGAGGGCCTGAACACCCAGCTCTCCTCGCTCTCCGACACCCTCGACAAGATCCCCGCGCTGCTCGGCCCGAACGGGAACGGCATCGGATCCAACTCCTGGGTCGTCTCCGGCGACTACACGACCACCGGCAAGCCGCTGCTCGCCAACGACCCGCACCTCGCGCCGCAGCTGCCGTCGCTCTGGTACCAGATGGGGCTGCACTGCCGGCAGCTCTCGGCGACCTGCCGCTACGACACCGCCGGATACACCTTCTCCGGCATGCCCGGCGTGATAATCGGTCACAACCAGGACATCGCGTGGGGCTTCACCAACCTCGGCGCGGACGTCACCGACCTCTTCCTGGAGAAGGTCTCCGACGAGGGCTACCTGTACGACGGCCAGGTGAAGCCCTTCGTCACCCGCAAGGAGACCATCAAGGTCGCGGGCGGCGAGAGCCGGCACATCACCGTGCGGGAGACGAACAACGGTCCGCTGGTCTCCGACCGCAGCGGCGAGCTGGAGAAGGTCGGCCAGAAGGCCCCCGTCACCAACGCCGCGCCGGACCGCGGTGACGGTTACGCCGTGGCCCTGAAGTGGACCGCGCTGGAACCGGGTCACTCCATGGACGCCGTCTTCGAGCTCAACCGCGCCAAGGACTTCAAGACCTTCCGGGCCGCCGCCGAGCACTTCGAGGTCCCCTCGCAGAACCTCGTCTACGCCGACACCAAGGGCAACATCGGCTACCAGGCCCCGGGGAAGATCCCGGTCCGCAAGGCGGGCAACGGCACGATGCCGAGTCCCGGCTGGGCGTCGTCGTACGGCTGGGAGAAGAACCCGATCCCGTTCGACAAGCTGCCGTACGAGTACAACCCGAAGCGCGGCTACATCGTCACCGCCAACCAGGCCGTCATCGACGAGAAGAAGTACCCCTACCTGCTCACCAAGGACTGGGGCTACGGCACCCGCAGCCAGCGGATCAACGACCTCATCGAGTCGAAGATCAAGGGTGGCGGGAAGATCTCGACCGACGACATGCAGAAGATGCAGATGGACAACACCAGCGAGATCGCCGCGCTGCTGGTGCCCGAGCTGATGAAGATCAACGTCTCCGACAAGAGCGTCCGTGAGGCACAGAAGCTCCTGGAGGGCTGGGACTACACCCAGGAGCCCGACTCGGCGGCCGCCGCGTACTTCAACGCGGTCTGGCGCAACATCCTCAGGCTGGCCTTCGGCGACAAGCTGCCCAAGGAGCTGCGGGTCAAGGGCGAGTGCCTCACCGTCCTTCCGGCCGACAGCACGGGGCCGGTCGACGAGCAGGACAAGCCGGTACGCGAATGCGGCCAGCGCGACACGGACACGGCGCAGCCGGACGGCGGCGACCGCTGGTACCAGGTGGTCGCCAACCTCATGGACGACGAGAACAACGGCTGGTGGCAGTCGCCGAAGAACCGTAAGGACAAGGCGACCGAGACCCGTGACGAGCTCTTCGGCCGCGCCATGAAGGACGCCCGCTGGGAGCTGACCGCCAAGCTCGGCAAGGACATCTCCACCTGGAGCTGGGGCCGGCTGCACCAGCTGACCCTGAAGAATCAGACCCTCGGTACCGAAGGCCCCGATGTGCTCCAGCGGGCTCTCAACCGCGGCCCGTGGAACCTCGGCGGCGGCGAGGCCGCGGTCAACGCCTCCGGCTGGAACGCGGCGGGCGGCTACGAGGTCGTCTGGGTGCCGTCGATGCGGATGGTCGTCAACGTGGGGGACTGGGACAAGTCCCGCTGGATCAACCTCACCGGTGCCTCCGGGCATGCGTTCAGCGCGCACTACACCGATCAGACCGACAAGTGGGTCAACGGCGAACTGCTCGACTGGTCCTTCGGGACGAATGCGGTGGCGAAGGCGACGAAGGACACGTTGACGCTCAAGCCGTCCCAGTAG
- a CDS encoding 5-formyltetrahydrofolate cyclo-ligase, producing MPQKASLRRDLLAARSLLSREDVDDAAMVLSRGAVDLPELAEARTVAAYVSVGREPGTRALLDALRARGVRVLLPVLLPDNDLDWAAYEDGDGLVPAARGLLEPDGPRLGPDAVLDADVVLLPGLAVDGRGMRLGRGGGSYDRVLARLAAAGAHPALVVLLYDNEVVAQVPVEPHDHPVDAVVTPAGARRFTV from the coding sequence ATGCCCCAAAAGGCCTCCCTGCGGCGTGACCTGCTTGCCGCGCGATCCCTCCTGAGCAGGGAAGACGTGGACGACGCCGCGATGGTTCTGTCCCGTGGCGCAGTAGATCTTCCGGAGCTGGCCGAGGCCCGCACCGTCGCCGCCTATGTCTCGGTGGGGCGCGAGCCGGGCACCCGTGCACTGCTGGATGCGCTGCGCGCGCGGGGGGTACGGGTGCTGCTGCCGGTGCTCCTCCCGGACAACGATCTGGACTGGGCCGCGTACGAGGACGGCGACGGCCTCGTACCGGCGGCCCGCGGGCTGCTGGAGCCGGACGGTCCGCGGCTCGGGCCGGACGCCGTCCTGGACGCGGACGTGGTCCTGCTGCCGGGCCTCGCGGTGGACGGGCGCGGGATGCGGCTCGGCCGCGGCGGAGGTTCGTACGACCGGGTACTGGCCCGGCTCGCGGCGGCCGGGGCGCATCCGGCGCTGGTCGTCCTGCTCTACGACAACGAGGTGGTCGCGCAGGTTCCCGTGGAACCGCACGACCACCCCGTGGACGCCGTGGTGACACCGGCCGGAGCGCGGCGCTTCACCGTCTGA
- the galU gene encoding UTP--glucose-1-phosphate uridylyltransferase GalU, producing the protein MTQSHPRISKAVIPAAGLGTRFLPATKATPKEMLPVVDKPAIQYVVEEAVAAGLSDVLMITGRNKRPLEDHFDRNYELESALTRKGDADRLRKVQESSDLATMHYVRQGDPRGLGHAVLCAAPHVGDQPFAVLLGDDLIDPRDPLLARMVEVQEREGGSVVALMEVEPEQIHLYGCAAVEATTDGDVVRVSGLVEKPDPADAPSNLAIIGRYVLDPAVFDILRRTEPGRGGEIQLTDALQLLAEDEKIGGPVHGVVFKGRRYDTGDRSDYLRAIVRLACEREDLGPDFRSWLRSFVTEEM; encoded by the coding sequence ATGACTCAGTCGCACCCCAGGATCAGCAAGGCTGTCATTCCGGCCGCAGGGCTTGGTACCCGCTTTCTGCCGGCCACCAAAGCCACTCCCAAGGAGATGCTGCCTGTCGTCGACAAGCCCGCGATCCAGTACGTCGTCGAAGAAGCGGTGGCGGCCGGCCTCTCCGACGTACTCATGATCACAGGCCGCAACAAGCGCCCCCTCGAGGACCACTTCGACCGCAACTACGAACTTGAGTCCGCGCTCACCCGCAAGGGAGACGCAGACCGGCTCCGGAAGGTGCAGGAGTCGAGTGACCTCGCCACCATGCACTACGTCCGCCAGGGCGACCCGCGCGGCCTCGGCCACGCCGTGCTGTGCGCCGCACCGCACGTCGGCGACCAGCCGTTCGCGGTCCTCCTCGGTGACGACCTGATCGACCCGCGCGACCCGCTGCTCGCCCGCATGGTCGAGGTCCAGGAGCGCGAGGGCGGCAGCGTCGTCGCGCTGATGGAGGTCGAGCCGGAGCAGATCCATCTGTACGGCTGCGCGGCCGTCGAGGCCACCACGGACGGCGATGTCGTCAGGGTCTCCGGGCTGGTCGAGAAGCCCGATCCGGCGGACGCGCCCAGCAACCTCGCGATCATCGGACGCTATGTCCTCGACCCCGCCGTCTTCGACATACTGCGCAGGACCGAGCCGGGCCGCGGCGGCGAGATCCAGCTCACCGACGCCCTGCAGCTGCTCGCCGAGGACGAGAAGATCGGTGGCCCCGTGCACGGTGTCGTCTTCAAGGGCCGCCGCTATGACACCGGCGACAGGAGCGACTATCTCCGCGCCATTGTCAGACTCGCGTGCGAACGTGAGGACCTGGGCCCGGACTTCCGGAGCTGGCTCCGCAGTTTCGTCACCGAGGAGATGTAA
- the glp gene encoding molybdotransferase-like divisome protein Glp: MSSPIWSVDEHLEDILAAVRPLEPIELQLPEAQGCVLVEDVMVEIALPPFDNSSMDGYAVRTADLEGASEEFPAVLTVIGDVAAGSDGLSGDQTVGPGEAARIMTGAPLPAGAEAVVPVEWTDGGTGGGPADTMRAHSRAPQDAGGEVRVHRPVAARAHVRARGSDVQPGDLALRAGSVIGPPQIGLLAAIGRSTVKVRPRPRVVVISTGSELVQPGEELTGGQIYDSNSFALTAAARDAGAISYRVGAVTDDADMLRATIEDQLIRADIVVTTGGVSVGAYDVVKEALSAVGDADEPGSGIEFRKLAMQPGKPQGFGSIGPEHTPLLALPGNPVSSYVSFELFVRPAIRTLMGLKDVTRPTVRATLKTDSTLSSPSGKRQFLRGTYDAEEGTVTPVGGSGSHLIAALAQADALIVLPEDVTSAEPGTVTEVILLR; encoded by the coding sequence TTGAGCAGCCCGATCTGGTCGGTGGACGAGCACCTGGAGGACATCCTCGCCGCGGTGCGGCCGCTCGAACCCATCGAGCTCCAACTGCCCGAGGCCCAGGGCTGCGTCCTCGTCGAGGACGTCATGGTGGAGATCGCCCTGCCGCCCTTCGACAACAGCTCGATGGACGGTTACGCGGTTCGCACCGCCGATCTCGAGGGCGCAAGCGAGGAGTTCCCCGCGGTGCTCACGGTCATCGGTGACGTCGCGGCGGGCAGCGACGGACTCTCCGGCGACCAGACCGTCGGCCCCGGCGAGGCCGCCCGCATCATGACCGGCGCCCCGCTGCCGGCCGGTGCGGAGGCCGTCGTGCCGGTCGAGTGGACCGACGGCGGTACGGGCGGCGGCCCGGCGGACACCATGCGCGCCCACAGCCGCGCCCCGCAGGACGCGGGCGGCGAGGTCCGCGTCCACCGCCCCGTCGCGGCTCGCGCCCATGTCCGGGCCCGCGGCAGCGATGTGCAGCCCGGCGATCTGGCCCTGCGGGCCGGTTCGGTCATCGGGCCGCCGCAGATCGGGCTGCTCGCCGCGATCGGCCGCTCCACCGTGAAGGTGCGGCCCCGGCCGCGTGTCGTCGTCATCTCCACCGGCAGCGAACTGGTGCAACCCGGTGAGGAACTGACCGGCGGCCAGATCTACGACTCGAACAGCTTCGCGCTGACTGCTGCCGCGCGCGACGCGGGAGCCATCTCCTACCGGGTCGGCGCCGTCACCGACGACGCCGACATGCTCCGCGCCACGATCGAGGACCAGCTGATCCGCGCCGACATCGTCGTCACCACGGGCGGCGTCAGCGTCGGCGCGTACGACGTGGTCAAGGAGGCCCTGTCCGCCGTCGGCGACGCGGACGAGCCGGGCAGCGGCATCGAGTTCCGCAAGCTCGCCATGCAGCCGGGCAAGCCGCAGGGCTTCGGCTCGATCGGCCCCGAGCACACCCCGCTGCTGGCTCTGCCGGGCAACCCCGTCTCGTCGTACGTCTCGTTCGAGCTGTTCGTACGGCCCGCGATCCGCACGCTGATGGGTCTCAAAGACGTGACCCGCCCGACGGTCCGCGCCACGCTGAAGACCGACAGCACACTCAGCTCGCCGTCCGGCAAGCGCCAGTTCCTGCGCGGCACGTACGACGCCGAGGAGGGCACCGTCACCCCCGTCGGCGGCTCCGGATCGCATCTGATCGCCGCCCTCGCCCAGGCGGACGCGCTGATCGTGCTGCCCGAGGACGTCACCTCCGCGGAGCCCGGCACGGTCACCGAGGTGATCCTGCTCCGCTGA
- the moaC gene encoding cyclic pyranopterin monophosphate synthase MoaC yields the protein MSTQNRLTHLDEAGAARMVDVSEKDVTARVARASGRVLVSPRVVELLRGEGVPKGDALATARIAGIMGAKRTPELIPLCHPLAVSGVKVDLSVADDAVEILATVKTTDRTGVEMEALTAVSVAALTVIDMIKAVDKSAVITDVRVESKSGGKSGDYRRSVPKGADA from the coding sequence GTGAGTACGCAGAACAGGCTGACGCATCTCGACGAGGCGGGTGCGGCCCGGATGGTCGACGTGTCCGAGAAGGACGTCACCGCGCGCGTCGCCCGCGCCAGCGGCCGGGTCCTCGTCTCACCGCGCGTCGTCGAACTGCTCCGTGGCGAGGGGGTTCCCAAGGGCGACGCCCTCGCCACCGCCCGTATCGCCGGGATCATGGGCGCCAAGCGCACCCCCGAGCTGATCCCGCTCTGCCACCCGCTCGCCGTCTCCGGCGTGAAGGTCGACCTGAGCGTCGCCGACGACGCGGTGGAGATCCTCGCCACGGTGAAGACGACGGACCGCACCGGTGTCGAGATGGAGGCCCTGACGGCCGTCTCGGTCGCCGCACTCACCGTGATCGACATGATCAAGGCGGTCGACAAGAGCGCGGTCATCACGGACGTCCGGGTCGAGTCGAAGTCCGGCGGGAAGTCCGGCGACTACCGGCGCTCCGTGCCGAAGGGAGCGGACGCATGA
- a CDS encoding MogA/MoaB family molybdenum cofactor biosynthesis protein → MTAPEGVASGGEHAVALPEPHAQGAPLDGAPPAPRTALVVTASNRASAGVYADRGGPLIVEALAGLGFAVDGPQVVPDGDPVEEALRAGVAAAYDVIVTTGGTGISPTDRTPDATRRVLDHEIPGIPEAIRAEGRDKVPTAALSRGLAGVAVRTLIVNLPGSTGGVRDGLAVLERLLVHAVDQLRGGDHPRPGSPS, encoded by the coding sequence ATGACGGCGCCCGAAGGTGTGGCGTCCGGCGGCGAGCATGCGGTGGCGCTCCCGGAGCCGCACGCACAGGGCGCGCCCCTCGACGGTGCGCCGCCCGCCCCCCGTACCGCGCTCGTCGTGACCGCGTCGAACCGCGCCTCGGCCGGTGTCTACGCCGACCGGGGCGGCCCCCTGATCGTCGAGGCGCTCGCCGGGCTCGGCTTCGCCGTCGACGGGCCGCAGGTCGTCCCCGACGGTGACCCCGTCGAGGAGGCCCTGCGGGCCGGGGTGGCCGCCGCGTACGACGTCATCGTCACCACCGGCGGTACGGGCATCTCGCCGACCGACCGCACCCCCGACGCCACCCGCCGCGTCCTCGACCACGAGATCCCCGGCATCCCCGAGGCGATCCGAGCCGAGGGCCGCGACAAGGTCCCCACGGCCGCGCTCTCCCGCGGCCTCGCCGGAGTCGCCGTCCGCACCCTCATCGTGAATCTGCCGGGCTCCACCGGCGGGGTGCGCGACGGCCTCGCCGTCCTCGAACGCCTTCTGGTGCACGCCGTCGATCAGCTCCGCGGCGGCGACCACCCCCGACCCGGGAGCCCGAGCTGA
- a CDS encoding GNAT family N-acetyltransferase, translating to MILTDGAIALRPIKLRDQREWREVNRRNRDWLRPWEATVPPPGPGGPVARRPTYRQMVRHLRSEANAGRMLPFAIEYEGRLVGQLTVAGITWGSMCSGHIGYWVDQDVAGRGVMPTAVALAVDHCFRSVGLHRIEVCIRPENGPSRRVVEKLGFREEGLRPRYLHIDGAWRDHLIFALTAEEVPDGLLRRWHQARPGTPR from the coding sequence GTGATCCTGACGGACGGCGCGATCGCCCTCCGGCCGATAAAGCTGCGCGACCAGCGCGAGTGGCGGGAGGTCAACCGGCGCAACCGCGACTGGCTCCGCCCCTGGGAGGCGACCGTCCCACCGCCCGGCCCGGGCGGTCCGGTGGCCCGGCGCCCCACCTACCGTCAGATGGTCCGCCATCTGCGCTCCGAGGCGAACGCCGGCCGGATGCTGCCCTTCGCCATCGAGTACGAGGGGCGTCTGGTAGGGCAGTTGACGGTCGCCGGGATCACCTGGGGATCGATGTGCTCGGGCCATATCGGCTACTGGGTGGACCAGGACGTGGCGGGTCGCGGTGTCATGCCGACCGCGGTCGCTCTCGCCGTCGATCACTGCTTCCGGTCCGTCGGACTGCACCGCATCGAGGTGTGCATTCGGCCCGAGAACGGGCCCAGCCGAAGAGTCGTGGAGAAACTCGGATTCCGCGAGGAAGGGCTGCGTCCACGTTATCTCCACATCGACGGCGCCTGGCGGGACCATCTGATCTTCGCGCTCACCGCGGAGGAGGTGCCCGACGGGCTGCTCCGGCGCTGGCACCAGGCACGACCCGGAACGCCGCGCTAA
- the sepX gene encoding divisome protein SepX/GlpR, protein MSSSGLIYAVIVGAWAAYLVPMWLRRQDELNEARPTERFSTAIRLLSGRAAMERRYAKELRERATEEAAPDAEPDVDTDRVDSVDVRAFAAPPAHTEARVHDPVRAPERAASTAQASQERQAQQGSAHASVPVPARRARPVGIDAERARRAQRSQVLARRRRTTSVLFLAFTLGAVVAAVGGLHFLWAPAVPAVLLSTYIVHLRAQERRRFAFTMDRRRAEVAAQHLRENRHRRHQPAATAPAEPDEEPEARHPEPEPAPTVSPQEAGRRALVEQTDHAEWVDQQRERGRAQGDSWEPVPVPLPTYVTAPVAPRATGGVEVGNPETWSAARSSTAEPAQPGTTTPTAPPVDPAPRQRTNQSRRTRDRGRTPLFDQYEDGDRPRAANE, encoded by the coding sequence GTGAGCAGCAGCGGCCTCATCTATGCAGTCATCGTCGGGGCCTGGGCCGCCTACTTGGTGCCGATGTGGCTCCGCAGGCAGGACGAGCTCAATGAAGCCCGCCCGACGGAACGCTTCAGCACCGCCATCCGGCTGCTGTCCGGACGGGCGGCGATGGAGCGCCGGTACGCCAAGGAACTGCGGGAGCGCGCCACCGAGGAGGCGGCGCCCGACGCCGAGCCGGACGTGGACACGGATCGAGTGGATTCCGTGGACGTCCGGGCCTTCGCCGCGCCTCCGGCGCACACCGAAGCCCGTGTGCACGACCCGGTGCGCGCACCGGAGCGTGCGGCTTCCACGGCGCAGGCGTCCCAGGAGCGGCAGGCCCAGCAGGGATCGGCGCACGCATCCGTGCCCGTACCCGCGCGGCGCGCGCGCCCCGTTGGGATCGATGCGGAGCGCGCCCGGCGTGCCCAGCGCTCGCAGGTGCTGGCGCGCCGTCGGCGCACCACCTCGGTCCTCTTCCTCGCCTTCACCCTCGGCGCGGTCGTCGCGGCGGTCGGCGGCCTCCACTTCCTGTGGGCGCCCGCGGTGCCTGCCGTGCTGCTGAGCACGTACATCGTGCATCTGCGCGCCCAGGAACGACGCAGGTTCGCCTTCACCATGGACCGGCGCAGGGCGGAGGTGGCGGCGCAGCACCTGCGCGAGAACCGCCACCGCAGGCACCAGCCCGCGGCGACGGCCCCCGCCGAGCCCGACGAGGAGCCCGAAGCGCGCCACCCCGAGCCCGAGCCCGCCCCCACTGTCTCCCCGCAGGAAGCGGGCCGCCGCGCGCTGGTCGAGCAGACGGACCACGCGGAGTGGGTCGACCAGCAGCGCGAACGCGGTCGGGCCCAGGGCGACAGCTGGGAGCCCGTCCCGGTCCCGCTGCCGACCTACGTCACCGCGCCCGTGGCCCCGCGCGCCACGGGCGGCGTCGAGGTCGGCAACCCGGAGACCTGGAGCGCGGCCCGCTCCAGCACCGCCGAACCGGCACAGCCAGGCACCACGACCCCCACCGCACCCCCCGTGGACCCGGCCCCGCGCCAGCGCACCAACCAGTCCCGCCGCACCCGCGACCGCGGCCGGACCCCGCTCTTCGACCAGTACGAGGACGGCGACCGGCCCCGCGCCGCCAACGAGTGA